From the genome of Medicago truncatula cultivar Jemalong A17 chromosome 2, MtrunA17r5.0-ANR, whole genome shotgun sequence:
TTGCATAACCTGATTTTTAATTGATCATTCAAAACTAGTAAGAAATTGCATAACCTGATCTTTCAACATAACTCTCTCCCATTGCGTATTGACAAACATACACATATTATAGGGTTAAGTGTAGGTAGGGATAAGGTGATAACTCGTCTCTCTAATTTCTCCCATAAGACTGTCAATTGATCATTGTTTCAAACTGCtattataaaatctgaattttgGGACCTAGATTCGATCTGCTTTGAAGAATCGTTCTTTTAACTCTCATCATCATACATCCATGACATTTCTAATGAATAAATCGATTCAGAAAATGTGTTGGCTAAATTTGTGATCCAAGAATGAATCAAATTATTACATCTTTCCCAAGCTTGACAACTTGGATCTGTCAAAGCTGGTACTCCTATTGTTCTGTCAAAGCTGGTTCTTTCCATATCGCACGAGTCCAAGCTAGATAGTTCAATCCTTCGAATTGTGGCAACTGTGAGAAAGTTTGGCCCATCATTCAGACGAACGTAAGTGTTTTGAGTTGGTTCCGTGATTCCATTTCCACTGTAATTGTTGTTTTTAGAACCATTGACGTTGTTTGCATTGCATGACACTGATGGTGAAGAGAGGCTATTGATCTAACAGTATTTGCAAGGAAGATAAAAGTTGTGAGGAAGAAGGATGGAGAAGATCGTTGCGATAGCAGAGTGGAATTCACCCACTCTGATACCATATACTCATATCAATATGTAAAGATTTTACAACAATTTTTGTATCAGAGTTTTCCACATTCAAGAGAAATAAACCCCATTACATTATTATATTCATTCACACTATTTCAGTTTATCTAGAAACTTTGTACTTGTACAGAAAGCATAGTCCAAAAATGGTTCAAGTTAGCTTGAATAGTGGTTACACTCAGACATTGACTTGCTAGTATAAGTTTCAACTTCAGAAAGCGCTGACGGGTAGTTTGAATCCTTTGAAAGGAAGAAAACACGACGGCGATAAGGTGTTATATATATTGACAGCATATCAGACAGGAACCCGGTAAGATGGATCCACCATTTTCAAGATGAACAAGTTTCCTTTGTCACCTCTTGATACCCTGTCAAATTATAATGAGAAAGTATGAAAAAAAGTACTTGGTAATGTCTATATATACCACATGGTTGATAGTTAAGCAATTTGAAGTTGAGATTAGGATCACAAGGTCCAATGCAGTTTATACATACAAGGATAAAATGCAACTCACCTCAGCTCTTCATCCAAATATGTTATTTCAAGTTCACCACGAGCTGTGTCAGGAGCCTTGACAGGTATCTGCAAATGTACATTATAATGATCAAAGTAATTATGATACCGACATTTATACACAATACTCAATAGAACTGCAGAAGCATAAACACACATCACTTATTCTGGTACTAACTGTGGAACTAAAGGTTAGCGGCCAACTCTCGGGTGGGATttagtctcacatcggatagataggaatcttgagaagagtttataaagaggagacactcCTCACCGTACAAGCCAGTTTTGTATAGATGAGTTAGGCCTCGATATTCAtgacatggtatcagagcctatcggGTCCATCGTTGGGCTTCCTACATCTCCACGCTTCAGGCCCATTGGGCCGGGCTgaagcgtgagggggtgtgttggcGGCCAACTCTCGGGCTGAAGCCGGTTTTGTAGGGATGAGTTAGGCCtgaaaacaatagagagagttAGGGTAGGACCTATCGTTGAAAATATGGTTATAACTAATATAACATGTATGAAACACTAGACATGATAGGATTAGAAAtgaaaacaatagagagagttGGGGTAGGACCTATCGTCTGATCCATGTAGCTGACCTCACTTGgtgggataagacttggttaTTGTTGTATTCATATAGGTTCTCAAGCCATCACATCTAGAATGttacaaaatataatttcaatgATGATTATTGAGACTTTGAATACTTACTAAGCCTCCAATTTTGAAGGTATCAAATTTCACAGCCACTTTCTTTGCATTTATTGGTGTTAAATCTGCTGTCACCTACACAATATTGATTCGTTTACATATGCAAATGTTAGAGTTGGAACGCAGCATAAATATTGAGGAACTTATCTCAATTTCATTAGTGTCACCTGGTTGAAGAACGGTCCAGATTCCATATTTTGGGCCCTGAGAGTGTCAGCATTGATTGCTTGATAATTTGTAACTGATCTCAAAAGCTTTGGTCTCTGTCATTATATTGAAAATGTTAGTACAAAATATAAAGGCAAAATGCAGATGAGCAAACAGAGAAGACGTTAAGAAGCCAACGTCGTTATCGATTTATCAAAGAGATGAACATATGAAAATAACACTGTCAAAATGTACCAGGCCAGATGGTAGTTTAGGAGACCTGTTTAAAGTTTAAATGATATCCTAAACAGGCCAGCGAGCAGCAAGTTAACTCACAAAACCGAAACAGAGTTAAAATAGTTTGACTAATTagattttatgaaattatgaactttactttgttttttttattctaattgtGATTTTCAGTATGTATTTTGTCTTGCAAAAATGAAAGGGAATAACAAAGATATAATATAGAAGCTGAAAATTAGAGAAAGTTTGTTAAACTACAAATCATGTACTAATGTAAATGAAATAGAAATTGTGCATTTCCTTCATTATATGAGGATAAATAAACAAACCTATTTAAGCTTGTAGCAACAATGATCATTCTAGATGGTTAGTGAAATGAGTGGCTAGCACATAAATGTTCAGTAGCTGCTCCAATTTATCATATTAAATCAAACACATAACAAAGGGGCACTGGCAGATAGAAGTATACAACATGCAATGTTCTCACACATTTGATGAATCATAATGGCTAACGTATAGTATTGAATGATTTATGAGTTCAATATAGACATTACTTGTTGTAGCACTGACACTTTTAATTGAAGGCGTGTCCGGTGTTCGACACGTGTTAGTGTCTAATACCGACACCGCACTGACACATCTAATCATGTGTCTATGTCTATGTCAATGCTTCATAGGGTATAACTATGAACTATGAGTCTGTCTGGCTTGACTTATTTTATAATCACGTGCGAGTCcgtttgagagagcttatggaagAAACTTATGACAAATCCATAAGccattttaaacttattttcagAAGCTCtctaagatagcttatgaataccgcttatagcttatatgaaaaaactttttctatttttaacttgttatagaaacaatttatacataagcacttatgctatGACTATGAGCACtcagggcctgtttggatttgCAACTTATAGCACAAGCGCTTATCATATGGCAAtccaaataagccaatccaaagtCCAAACAGGCCTTAATTAAGtagtttatccaaacatggctACATATGGCAAGGAAAAAGAAATGGAATAATACCTTAGTTTGCAAGATTGACTGAGAGGTAGTGTATATAAGCTCCCATTTGCCATCAAGTAAACTAGACTTGAGAGGCTGCTTTGTTGGATTAACTGCTTCAAGTTGGCGTGCAATCTATTTAGAAATTAATGAACTCCATGAATCAACAATAAAACATGCATGCATGAGAACTTATGATATTGAAATGTTGCAATCAAAGGTTTTTAAGGCAACCTGATCAACACTTTGTTGGTCTTCAGGAGTAGCATCAGCTCCTCGATCAAGTGATGCAATGGCATCAAGAAGCTCTTCTTTGATGGTGCTTGCATCTTTGCCTTTCTTAAAAATTGCAGGAAAAAATGAAACATTTGTTCTCCATTTTTGTGAGATAGTAGCAAGGTTGTGATTGTGGTGGATGAGGGGTGTGATTAGAAaatgagaagaagaataagaagaaggtATTGGTGAATGGAGTAGTTTTTGATGTGAATGATTTGTGGTGTTGAGAGGTGAAATGAGTGAAGTAGAAGATAAGGCCATTATTAGAGTTTAAATcgtttgtttggtttggtttcacTTTCAGACATATATATATTGGTTTGGTTTCGTATTTTCATTTGCACATGTGGGTGTCTAGAGTCCAGTGCGTTCCACTCAAATTTTGACGGTTAGATTTATGTTATACTTTTATATCCGATGGTTGAGATTTTATTTGACTGGGGACTCAAACAGAGGATCTAGGTGTGTGTGGCTCCACTAGGGGAATTAGAATTCTGCTCATTATTCAAATGATTCCGCTCATTCCCAATGTAAATGTCCAAAATGCCCCAATGCAACTTAACTTGTgtagcgtgagttaacatgcgctagttGTAAGAgaaacgtgacttaagtcagtTTCCAGCAACACAGAACCTCCATTCCTCCATTTTgcaacttttcaaaaaacaaaattttcaccCTCATATTCGAATTTCACCATTCTTGCGCCATTCAAACCAAATTTCATCCACAATATCAAGTAAGTGATTATTATACTACTTCTTTGCATTATTTTGGTTTAAATTTTcgaatttttgatgaaaaaacacagttttaggtttttaaaaaattgtcttgcatgttaaagattatGATTGTTAGTGATGATTTAACTTAGGAATTGTTGCTTAGATGTTGTTTAGGGTACAATGTGATAGTTTAGGGTTTAGAAAATGTAAGATTACATAGTTGTTTGAAAAATGCACACTCGATGAAatgtttcaatgattttttttttttggattgttaATGATGTAATTAGTTAGAACTATGtttgttaatgttgatgataGTTAATTTGATTGCAATGTGGTAGTTTATGGATTCAAATGacattgttgttgattatagTGTTGTTGCTGTATTATTAAAGATGACACATGTGTTGTTGTCGAAATTATGTGCAAATGTGTTAAagattttttgctttttgtgcAGCTATGTCTGAGCAGGAGAGGGATGACAGTTTTAGGGCTGGGAGGCGTGCCCCTACCGGTAGTGCACGGAGGGAGAAGCAAGCACTACACCCTCCGGCTGGTCGAGGTTGAGGGAGATTAGGGGCCACGAGTCTTGCTATTGTTGATGATGCGGGGGGATCGACGTCACAGACAGGTGCATCCTAGATTATGGACCCGCCACAGTACCAGCATGAGCAGCATTATCAGGAGCAGGCTTATCAGAAGTATCATTATCAGGAGCACTTTGGATTTCAGCCGGGTTATCAGTATCAGGAGGGGTATGAGTATCACCAGGAGTATCAGCCTCAGTTTCACGAGAGGTATCAGCCTGAGCAGCAGTATGTCGAGCCTCCTCAGCAGCAGCATCCTGAGCAACAACATGCAGAGCATGTTTTGGAGGATGAGGATGGGGGCTTTCCAGGGGGGCCTTATGAGTTGTCTCTTTTACCGGACTTCGGTAAACACGTGGCATGCAAGCTTTTGAACGATAAATCAGTAAGTATAATttgctttatttaatttaatgatattttactattatgtcaaatttattttacgtagaatatgtttatgtttatttaatttaagtatAACTACGTAGAATATGTCATGcttatttacatatttaagtataattgatttatttttaacgtagaatatatatagtttattaCTATGTCAAGTTTATGTTACGTAGAATATATATACTTTATTATTATGTCAGGTTTATTTTACGTAGAATATGTCATGTTTATTTTACGTATTTAAGTATATTTGTAGTATGttatttcatgtttattttacatttttaattattttttgtatttcaaCTGCAAGTGGATCGTAAGATGACTGACATCTCGCACGGGAGGAAACTGAAGCTTTCTGCCTTGTCCCTTATGTTGGCGGT
Proteins encoded in this window:
- the LOC11429223 gene encoding probable plastid-lipid-associated protein 4, chloroplastic yields the protein MALSSTSLISPLNTTNHSHQKLLHSPIPSSYSSSHFLITPLIHHNHNLATISQKWRTNVSFFPAIFKKGKDASTIKEELLDAIASLDRGADATPEDQQSVDQIARQLEAVNPTKQPLKSSLLDGKWELIYTTSQSILQTKRPKLLRSVTNYQAINADTLRAQNMESGPFFNQVTADLTPINAKKVAVKFDTFKIGGLIPVKAPDTARGELEITYLDEELRVSRGDKGNLFILKMVDPSYRVPV